One segment of Megachile rotundata isolate GNS110a chromosome 6, iyMegRotu1, whole genome shotgun sequence DNA contains the following:
- the LOC100882120 gene encoding uncharacterized protein LOC100882120 isoform X2 translates to MTLSHLALVSSSICCSYLLNAVGRKWSLLIATITGMVGWMMIAFATSKQVFAMGRYMAGISTSFGYISAIIYVGETSPANVRGISTSTLIVAANIGMYIKWTISSYLSTISMVLVSTIAPILLLLSISWAPESPYFLMQRGKHLEAILSLVALRESADVGEEADTIERSMKTDLANTRNLCETGNRKALITVLSLMVIEQWSGQMILWDTFISITHISSGTLGIVKIIFIFLGIFAMDSYGRRPLLTISSLGISVSTFLIGLFLVFQNNQIVVTEMPWLLTMGVVLYLMMCAFGLATLPFTMMSEVFPMNIKIDGSGISMLSRVCCMCILEFFFPFITYRYGIHVMCWIFSIISLWSALFVYWYTPETMGKTLQEVEDLLHKRTSL, encoded by the exons ATGACACTATCACATTTAGCTTTAGTTTCGA GTTCTATTTGCTGTAGTTACTTATTAAATGCAGTCGGTCGAAAATGGTCTTTGCTCATCGCGACGATAACAGGAATGGTAGGATGGATGATGATTGCTTTTGCAACATCGAAACAG GTATTCGCGATGGGAAGATACATGGCCGGAATAAGTACGAGTTTTGGATACATATCTGCTATTATATATGTGGGTGAGACATCGCCAGCTAATGTACGAGGAATATCAACGTCCACGTTGATCGTGGCGGCAAATATCGGCATGTACATCAAATGGACGATAAGTTCGTATTTATCAACGATAAGCATGGTATTGGTGTCAACTATAGCACCTATTCTCTTGCTCTTAAGTATTTCATGGGCACCGGAATCCCCATATTTTTTAATGCAACGAGGAAAACATCTCGAGGCGATTCTGTCGCTCGTGGCATTACGAGAAAGCGCGGATGTTGGCGAAGAGGCTGACACAATCGAGAGATCCATGAAAACAGATCTAGCCAATACTAGAAACTTGTGTGAAACTGGTAATCGCAA GGCATTAATTACTGTGCTGAGTCTTATGGTAATTGAACAATGGAGTGGTCAGATGATCCTATGGGACACCTTTATCTCTATAACTCATATAAGCAGTGGAACATTAGGAATTGTGAAAATAATATTCATCTTCTTAGGCATATTCGCAATGGATAGTTACGGCAGGAGACCATTACTAACAATATCTTCGCTGGGTATCTCTGTCTCAACTTTCCTCATCGGCTTATTTCTTGTTTTTCAAAACAACCAAATTGTTGTCACAGAGATGCCTTGGTTGCTAACTATGGGAGTGGTACTTTATCTGATGATGTGCGCTTTCGGATTGGCAACACTCCCGTTCACAATGATGAGCGAAGTTTTTCCAATGAATATTAAGATTGATGGCAGCGGTATTAGTATGCTGAGTCGTGTCTGTTGCATGTGCATTCTGGAATTCTTTTTTCCATTTATCACCTACAGATATGGTATACATGTTATGTGTTGGATATTTTCCATTATCAGTCTGTGGAGTGCCCTTTTCGTGTACTGGTATACGCCTGAAACGATGGGGAAAACGCTGCAGGAAGTGGAAGATCTATTACACAAACGTACATCattgtaa
- the LOC100882120 gene encoding uncharacterized protein LOC100882120 isoform X1: MTLSHLALVSSNLCMLSCGISFAWAFPSLFALEQVNNPLQHLWITLSYYIGGIIGSICCSYLLNAVGRKWSLLIATITGMVGWMMIAFATSKQVFAMGRYMAGISTSFGYISAIIYVGETSPANVRGISTSTLIVAANIGMYIKWTISSYLSTISMVLVSTIAPILLLLSISWAPESPYFLMQRGKHLEAILSLVALRESADVGEEADTIERSMKTDLANTRNLCETGNRKALITVLSLMVIEQWSGQMILWDTFISITHISSGTLGIVKIIFIFLGIFAMDSYGRRPLLTISSLGISVSTFLIGLFLVFQNNQIVVTEMPWLLTMGVVLYLMMCAFGLATLPFTMMSEVFPMNIKIDGSGISMLSRVCCMCILEFFFPFITYRYGIHVMCWIFSIISLWSALFVYWYTPETMGKTLQEVEDLLHKRTSL; this comes from the exons ATGACACTATCACATTTAGCTTTAGTTTCGA GTAATTTGTGCATGTTATCTTGTGGCATTTCCTTTGCGTGGGCATTTCCATCGTTATTTGCTTTAGAACAAGTTAATAACCCCCTTCAACATTTATGGATTACATTAAGTTACTACATTGGTGGAATAATAGGTTCTATTTGCTGTAGTTACTTATTAAATGCAGTCGGTCGAAAATGGTCTTTGCTCATCGCGACGATAACAGGAATGGTAGGATGGATGATGATTGCTTTTGCAACATCGAAACAG GTATTCGCGATGGGAAGATACATGGCCGGAATAAGTACGAGTTTTGGATACATATCTGCTATTATATATGTGGGTGAGACATCGCCAGCTAATGTACGAGGAATATCAACGTCCACGTTGATCGTGGCGGCAAATATCGGCATGTACATCAAATGGACGATAAGTTCGTATTTATCAACGATAAGCATGGTATTGGTGTCAACTATAGCACCTATTCTCTTGCTCTTAAGTATTTCATGGGCACCGGAATCCCCATATTTTTTAATGCAACGAGGAAAACATCTCGAGGCGATTCTGTCGCTCGTGGCATTACGAGAAAGCGCGGATGTTGGCGAAGAGGCTGACACAATCGAGAGATCCATGAAAACAGATCTAGCCAATACTAGAAACTTGTGTGAAACTGGTAATCGCAA GGCATTAATTACTGTGCTGAGTCTTATGGTAATTGAACAATGGAGTGGTCAGATGATCCTATGGGACACCTTTATCTCTATAACTCATATAAGCAGTGGAACATTAGGAATTGTGAAAATAATATTCATCTTCTTAGGCATATTCGCAATGGATAGTTACGGCAGGAGACCATTACTAACAATATCTTCGCTGGGTATCTCTGTCTCAACTTTCCTCATCGGCTTATTTCTTGTTTTTCAAAACAACCAAATTGTTGTCACAGAGATGCCTTGGTTGCTAACTATGGGAGTGGTACTTTATCTGATGATGTGCGCTTTCGGATTGGCAACACTCCCGTTCACAATGATGAGCGAAGTTTTTCCAATGAATATTAAGATTGATGGCAGCGGTATTAGTATGCTGAGTCGTGTCTGTTGCATGTGCATTCTGGAATTCTTTTTTCCATTTATCACCTACAGATATGGTATACATGTTATGTGTTGGATATTTTCCATTATCAGTCTGTGGAGTGCCCTTTTCGTGTACTGGTATACGCCTGAAACGATGGGGAAAACGCTGCAGGAAGTGGAAGATCTATTACACAAACGTACATCattgtaa
- the LOC100882120 gene encoding uncharacterized protein LOC100882120 isoform X3 yields MVGWMMIAFATSKQVFAMGRYMAGISTSFGYISAIIYVGETSPANVRGISTSTLIVAANIGMYIKWTISSYLSTISMVLVSTIAPILLLLSISWAPESPYFLMQRGKHLEAILSLVALRESADVGEEADTIERSMKTDLANTRNLCETGNRKALITVLSLMVIEQWSGQMILWDTFISITHISSGTLGIVKIIFIFLGIFAMDSYGRRPLLTISSLGISVSTFLIGLFLVFQNNQIVVTEMPWLLTMGVVLYLMMCAFGLATLPFTMMSEVFPMNIKIDGSGISMLSRVCCMCILEFFFPFITYRYGIHVMCWIFSIISLWSALFVYWYTPETMGKTLQEVEDLLHKRTSL; encoded by the exons ATGGTAGGATGGATGATGATTGCTTTTGCAACATCGAAACAG GTATTCGCGATGGGAAGATACATGGCCGGAATAAGTACGAGTTTTGGATACATATCTGCTATTATATATGTGGGTGAGACATCGCCAGCTAATGTACGAGGAATATCAACGTCCACGTTGATCGTGGCGGCAAATATCGGCATGTACATCAAATGGACGATAAGTTCGTATTTATCAACGATAAGCATGGTATTGGTGTCAACTATAGCACCTATTCTCTTGCTCTTAAGTATTTCATGGGCACCGGAATCCCCATATTTTTTAATGCAACGAGGAAAACATCTCGAGGCGATTCTGTCGCTCGTGGCATTACGAGAAAGCGCGGATGTTGGCGAAGAGGCTGACACAATCGAGAGATCCATGAAAACAGATCTAGCCAATACTAGAAACTTGTGTGAAACTGGTAATCGCAA GGCATTAATTACTGTGCTGAGTCTTATGGTAATTGAACAATGGAGTGGTCAGATGATCCTATGGGACACCTTTATCTCTATAACTCATATAAGCAGTGGAACATTAGGAATTGTGAAAATAATATTCATCTTCTTAGGCATATTCGCAATGGATAGTTACGGCAGGAGACCATTACTAACAATATCTTCGCTGGGTATCTCTGTCTCAACTTTCCTCATCGGCTTATTTCTTGTTTTTCAAAACAACCAAATTGTTGTCACAGAGATGCCTTGGTTGCTAACTATGGGAGTGGTACTTTATCTGATGATGTGCGCTTTCGGATTGGCAACACTCCCGTTCACAATGATGAGCGAAGTTTTTCCAATGAATATTAAGATTGATGGCAGCGGTATTAGTATGCTGAGTCGTGTCTGTTGCATGTGCATTCTGGAATTCTTTTTTCCATTTATCACCTACAGATATGGTATACATGTTATGTGTTGGATATTTTCCATTATCAGTCTGTGGAGTGCCCTTTTCGTGTACTGGTATACGCCTGAAACGATGGGGAAAACGCTGCAGGAAGTGGAAGATCTATTACACAAACGTACATCattgtaa